In Microbacterium foliorum, the following proteins share a genomic window:
- a CDS encoding alpha-galactosidase, which translates to MHFSNEALQESVMDDLESPPTHDRVIHLHRGGTSVVIDLESEEVPVIVHWGEELLDSTRETLRNLAAAARPQRVSGGLDHTARLSAVATEASGWLGTPTIEGHRGGSGFSIKPDVVEVRADRHAATVVLDDPEAGLRLCWDIEVGTGGLLHQRMTVTNTADGGYSLEALQLAFPTPWDATELLDTTGHHLRERTAQRHSFTLGTHLRESRRGRPGADATVLLAAGRSGFGFESGRVHGIHVAWSGNHRVLAERVVTGDSFLAGGELFAPGGVVIAPGASVSSPWVIGSWGDGLNQLSQRFHAEWRDRPQHPRRARPVTLNTWEAVYFDHDLDRLAALADAAAEVGIERFVLDDGWFTGRRDDTRGLGDWQVDAEVWPEGLHPLVRKVTALGMEFGLWVEPEMVNPDSDLARAHPDWILRGRTSLPPSARQQQVLDLANPDAYRHIADRLLALLVEYPIAYLKWDHNRDLVDAGSGPGGSPRVRQHTLALYRLLDELKAAHPDLEIESCASGGARVDLGILDRTDRIWTSDSLDPIERLENQRYTGLVVPPEMMGMHLTSPVVHSSGRTVSLELSAAVALLGHFGVEWDLTSADEQTRGRVAGWIALAKRLRPLIAGGTVVHVDGVEPGIDVRGIVADDAESAVFTVTQVATSAAYPAGRVRFPGLDPARTYELRILSRPTHDPAQSPLAWAEEPVTMTGRELGSIGVRPPVQFPQQATVVEIVSQH; encoded by the coding sequence ATGCATTTCAGCAATGAGGCTCTGCAGGAGAGCGTGATGGATGATCTCGAGTCCCCGCCCACCCACGATCGCGTGATCCACCTCCACCGGGGTGGGACGAGTGTCGTCATTGACCTCGAGTCCGAAGAGGTGCCCGTCATCGTCCACTGGGGCGAAGAACTGCTTGACTCGACTCGGGAGACGTTGCGCAACCTCGCCGCCGCCGCGCGTCCGCAGCGAGTGTCGGGCGGCCTTGACCACACGGCACGCCTCAGCGCCGTCGCCACCGAGGCATCCGGCTGGCTGGGCACCCCGACGATCGAGGGACATCGCGGCGGCTCGGGCTTCAGTATCAAGCCCGACGTCGTCGAGGTCCGCGCCGATCGCCACGCGGCCACAGTCGTGCTCGACGACCCGGAGGCCGGACTTCGCCTTTGCTGGGATATCGAGGTGGGCACCGGAGGGCTTCTGCACCAGCGCATGACGGTGACGAACACGGCTGACGGCGGCTATTCCCTGGAGGCTCTGCAGCTCGCTTTCCCCACCCCCTGGGATGCCACGGAACTGCTCGACACCACGGGTCACCACCTTCGCGAGCGCACCGCCCAGCGGCACAGCTTCACGCTCGGCACCCACCTGCGCGAGAGCCGGCGTGGGCGGCCGGGCGCGGATGCGACGGTGCTGCTGGCTGCGGGACGCTCCGGCTTCGGGTTCGAGTCCGGTCGGGTGCACGGCATCCACGTCGCGTGGAGCGGAAACCACCGAGTGCTCGCCGAGCGGGTCGTGACGGGTGATTCCTTCCTCGCAGGAGGCGAGCTGTTCGCGCCCGGTGGGGTCGTGATCGCTCCGGGAGCCTCCGTGTCATCGCCCTGGGTCATCGGCTCGTGGGGCGACGGTCTCAACCAGCTCTCGCAGCGCTTCCACGCCGAGTGGCGCGACCGCCCGCAGCACCCGCGCCGAGCGCGTCCGGTCACCCTGAACACGTGGGAAGCCGTCTACTTCGATCACGATCTCGATCGGCTCGCAGCGCTCGCCGACGCCGCGGCAGAGGTCGGGATCGAGCGCTTCGTGCTCGACGACGGGTGGTTCACCGGGCGCCGTGACGACACCCGAGGGCTCGGTGACTGGCAGGTGGATGCCGAGGTGTGGCCCGAGGGCCTGCATCCCCTCGTGCGCAAGGTCACCGCTCTCGGCATGGAGTTCGGACTCTGGGTGGAGCCCGAGATGGTGAATCCCGACAGCGATCTCGCCCGCGCGCATCCCGACTGGATCCTCCGTGGACGCACGTCGCTGCCGCCCTCCGCGCGGCAGCAGCAGGTGCTGGATCTCGCGAATCCCGACGCCTACCGGCACATCGCGGATCGCCTGCTGGCCCTCCTGGTCGAGTACCCGATCGCCTATCTCAAATGGGATCACAACCGCGATCTCGTCGATGCGGGCAGCGGACCGGGGGGATCGCCGCGGGTGCGCCAGCACACGCTCGCCCTGTACCGACTGCTCGATGAGCTCAAGGCCGCCCATCCGGATCTCGAGATCGAGAGCTGCGCATCGGGTGGTGCGCGGGTCGACCTCGGCATCCTCGACCGCACCGACCGCATCTGGACGAGCGACAGTCTCGACCCGATCGAGCGGCTCGAGAACCAGCGCTACACCGGTCTGGTCGTGCCTCCCGAGATGATGGGCATGCACCTCACCAGCCCGGTGGTGCACTCGTCCGGGCGCACCGTCTCTCTCGAGCTGAGCGCTGCCGTCGCGCTTCTCGGTCACTTCGGCGTCGAATGGGACCTCACCTCCGCCGACGAGCAGACCCGGGGTCGCGTCGCCGGCTGGATCGCCCTCGCCAAGCGCCTGCGACCGCTGATCGCGGGCGGCACAGTCGTCCATGTCGACGGTGTCGAACCGGGAATCGACGTGCGCGGGATCGTCGCCGACGATGCGGAGTCCGCCGTGTTCACCGTCACCCAGGTCGCGACCAGCGCGGCCTACCCGGCAGGGCGCGTCCGTTTCCCGGGGCTCGACCCCGCGCGCACGTACGAGCTCCGCATCCTCTCGCGACCCACGCACGACCCGGCGCAATCACCGCTCGCGTGGGCGGAGGAGCCGGTCACCATGACGGGCCGTGAGCTCGGGAGCATCGGAGTTCGACCGCCCGTGCAGTTCCCTCAGCAGGCGACCGTCGTCGAGATCGTTTCACAGCACTGA
- a CDS encoding ROK family protein, with protein sequence MLTESETALAEAVLIHGPISRSALTTRLGLSAASLTRLAKPFLDTGLLIELDDVVDGSVGRPTRPLDIAPDRGFFVGMKLTGDTLHAVLTDVRAALVDSFTRPLTAPDPSSVITDIRAAIDDFDGDIRGIGVSLGGSVDDGVVEFAPFLDWHDVPFAAMLADATGLPVTVENDLVALAEAERWFGMGRGLPGFSVITIGEGIGYAVVAHNEVVRTREVGAGLGGHIPLAAQGPLCDRGHRGCAQAMLTSGSITAQVSGALRRPIDYEEFLALAAGRDPAATAVADAAGEALGRFIALAANLTMQPATVLAGDGIGLFAVAEPAIRRAIATDRDPLADPIELYIDEPGFTAWARGAAAVAIQAAIATLSFSS encoded by the coding sequence GTGCTCACAGAGAGTGAAACCGCGCTCGCTGAAGCGGTGCTGATCCACGGCCCTATCTCCCGCTCCGCACTCACCACCCGGTTGGGGCTCTCCGCCGCGAGCCTCACCCGCCTGGCGAAGCCATTCCTCGACACCGGCCTCCTCATCGAACTCGACGACGTCGTCGACGGGTCTGTGGGTCGACCGACCAGGCCCCTCGACATCGCCCCCGATCGGGGCTTCTTCGTCGGCATGAAGCTCACCGGTGACACTCTGCACGCGGTTCTCACCGACGTCCGCGCTGCTCTCGTCGATTCCTTCACCCGTCCCCTCACTGCTCCCGATCCATCGAGCGTGATCACGGACATCCGGGCGGCGATCGACGATTTCGATGGCGACATCCGCGGCATCGGCGTCAGCCTCGGCGGCTCGGTCGACGACGGCGTCGTCGAGTTCGCCCCCTTCCTCGACTGGCACGACGTACCGTTCGCCGCAATGCTCGCCGACGCGACCGGACTACCCGTCACCGTCGAGAACGACCTCGTCGCGCTCGCCGAAGCCGAGAGGTGGTTCGGCATGGGCCGCGGCCTGCCCGGGTTCTCGGTGATCACGATCGGCGAGGGCATCGGCTATGCGGTCGTCGCGCACAACGAGGTCGTGCGCACCCGCGAGGTCGGCGCAGGTCTCGGCGGACACATCCCCCTCGCGGCCCAAGGCCCCCTCTGCGACCGAGGGCACCGCGGATGCGCGCAGGCGATGCTCACCTCGGGATCGATCACTGCGCAGGTCTCCGGCGCCCTGCGGCGACCGATCGACTACGAGGAATTCCTGGCGCTCGCCGCGGGTCGAGACCCGGCGGCGACAGCGGTGGCGGATGCCGCGGGCGAGGCCCTCGGACGCTTCATCGCGCTCGCCGCGAACCTCACGATGCAGCCCGCCACCGTGCTCGCCGGAGATGGCATCGGGCTGTTTGCGGTCGCCGAACCCGCCATCCGTCGAGCCATCGCCACCGACCGCGACCCCCTCGCGGATCCCATCGAGCTCTATATCGACGAGCCCGGTTTCACCGCCTGGGCCCGAGGTGCCGCGGCCGTGGCGATCCAGGCGGCCATCGCGACCTTGTCGTTCTCCTCCTGA
- a CDS encoding LPXTG cell wall anchor domain-containing protein, producing MAAPAAAAAGLLLVAGAVLLMQRRRRGNTGI from the coding sequence ATCGCAGCTCCCGCAGCCGCCGCAGCGGGCTTGCTCCTAGTCGCAGGTGCAGTCCTCCTCATGCAGCGGCGCCGGAGAGGGAACACGGGGATCTAG
- a CDS encoding signal peptidase II, with protein sequence MTSSQSEAHPPAARKLSSTRRRQLTGGALLIAVVVVLIDQGTKVWAEATLTDRERIPLIGDLLGLQLAYNPGAAFSFGEGFTWVFALLAVAATVTAIVFAFRVQRVRWAIVIGALGGASASHAGDRLFRDPGFARGHVVDFLAYGNWFIGNIADIVIFAAAITGAVFMIRAGDESTE encoded by the coding sequence ATGACCTCCTCCCAGTCAGAGGCTCATCCGCCCGCTGCGCGCAAGCTGTCGTCGACCCGGCGGCGGCAGCTCACTGGTGGAGCGCTCTTGATCGCCGTGGTCGTCGTGCTGATCGATCAGGGAACCAAGGTGTGGGCCGAAGCGACCCTCACCGACCGTGAGCGCATCCCGCTGATCGGTGACCTGCTGGGTTTGCAGCTCGCCTATAACCCCGGAGCGGCATTCTCCTTCGGGGAAGGCTTCACCTGGGTGTTCGCGCTGCTCGCTGTCGCCGCCACGGTCACAGCGATCGTGTTCGCGTTCCGAGTGCAACGCGTGAGATGGGCGATCGTCATCGGCGCGCTCGGCGGCGCTTCCGCCTCACACGCAGGCGACCGCCTTTTCCGGGACCCCGGATTCGCCCGTGGTCACGTCGTGGACTTCCTCGCCTACGGAAACTGGTTCATCGGCAACATCGCCGACATCGTAATCTTCGCCGCAGCGATCACCGGAGCAGTTTTCATGATCCGCGCCGGGGATGAGAGCACCGAGTGA
- a CDS encoding cadmium resistance transporter, whose product MLATIGSAIGLFAATNIDDIVVLTVLFLASSRGKPRPWQIVAGQYLGFITLVVISVIAALGLTIVPDEWVGFLGLIPLGIGIWTLIRGLRRNSDDDDDDSKITAVGLWGVAGITIANGADNISLYTPIFRTSAPSDVAIMIVVFLILVAVWCAAGRLIGTNKAVTEGLERVEHWLVPAVFIGLGLFILIESGVIVRLIEVLA is encoded by the coding sequence ATGCTCGCAACTATCGGTTCAGCGATCGGCCTGTTCGCGGCAACCAACATCGACGACATTGTCGTGCTCACCGTGCTGTTCCTGGCTTCCAGTCGAGGGAAGCCCCGGCCGTGGCAGATCGTCGCGGGCCAGTATCTCGGGTTCATCACCCTCGTCGTGATCAGCGTGATCGCCGCTCTCGGTCTCACCATCGTTCCGGACGAATGGGTCGGTTTCCTGGGTCTGATCCCGCTCGGCATCGGCATCTGGACGCTCATTCGCGGCCTGCGCCGTAACAGCGATGACGATGATGACGACTCCAAGATCACCGCGGTCGGACTATGGGGCGTCGCAGGGATCACGATCGCCAACGGGGCCGACAACATCTCCCTCTACACGCCGATCTTCCGCACCAGCGCCCCCAGCGACGTCGCGATCATGATCGTCGTATTCCTGATCCTCGTCGCGGTCTGGTGCGCGGCCGGCCGGCTGATCGGCACCAACAAGGCTGTTACCGAGGGGCTGGAGCGCGTCGAGCACTGGCTCGTACCGGCCGTGTTCATCGGCCTGGGCCTGTTCATCCTGATCGAATCTGGGGTCATCGTCCGTCTGATCGAGGTGCTCGCATGA
- a CDS encoding heavy metal translocating P-type ATPase → MSAACGCEHEPAQPATAAEDETEEVVRPWWRDRGIMVPVFSGVAFLAGLILEWSGLEIPALVLFWAGLLLGASTFTPGAIRKLFKGKLGIGLLMTISAIGAVILGYVEEAAALAFLYSIAEALEDKAMDRARGGLRALLKLVPETATVLQNGVSAQVPARELTVGQVMVVRPGERIATDGIVRSGRSSLDTSAITGESIPVEVEPGDAVSAGAINSAGALEVETTAAGTDNSLTTIVELVEKAQTEKGERARLADRIARPLVPGVLILAALVAIIGSLLGDPEVWITRALVVLVAASPCALAISVPLTVVAAIGAASKFGVIIKSGAVFERFGTVRHVAVDKTGTLTRNEPAVTAVLTANGVTETQALAWAAALEQHSTHPLASAITAAAPGTPAAADVTEQAGHGIDGTVGGSRITVGSPRWLDAGDLGKQVAELEEQGMTVVIVHRDGTPVAAIGVRDELRPEVPEVVRTLTNQGVGVTMLTGDNARTARALTAQAGISNVRAELRPEDKATAIGELSKAGPVAMIGDGINDAPALAGADIGIAMGATGSDTAIESADVAFTGHDLRLIPRAFDHARRGRRIINQNIILSLLIITALLPLALFGVLGLAAVVLVHEVAEVIVILNGLRAARTRTPRLES, encoded by the coding sequence GTGAGCGCGGCGTGTGGCTGCGAGCACGAGCCTGCCCAGCCTGCCACTGCGGCGGAGGATGAGACCGAAGAGGTTGTGCGGCCCTGGTGGAGGGACCGTGGGATCATGGTGCCGGTCTTCTCCGGTGTCGCATTCCTGGCCGGTCTGATCCTTGAATGGTCCGGCCTCGAGATCCCGGCGCTGGTGTTGTTCTGGGCCGGTCTGCTCCTCGGTGCGTCGACGTTCACGCCCGGCGCGATCCGGAAACTGTTCAAGGGCAAGCTCGGTATCGGGCTGCTGATGACGATCAGCGCGATCGGCGCGGTCATCCTCGGCTACGTGGAGGAGGCTGCGGCTCTGGCGTTCTTGTACTCGATTGCTGAGGCGCTCGAGGACAAGGCGATGGACCGTGCCCGGGGCGGGCTGAGGGCGCTGCTGAAGCTCGTGCCGGAGACAGCGACCGTGCTGCAGAACGGCGTCTCTGCGCAGGTGCCCGCGAGAGAGCTGACGGTCGGCCAGGTCATGGTGGTCCGTCCCGGCGAGCGGATCGCAACCGACGGGATCGTCCGTTCTGGCCGCTCCAGCCTGGACACCTCGGCGATCACCGGGGAGTCGATCCCCGTCGAGGTCGAGCCCGGCGATGCGGTGTCGGCCGGTGCGATCAACAGCGCCGGCGCGCTGGAGGTCGAAACGACCGCTGCGGGCACCGACAACTCGCTCACCACGATCGTGGAGCTGGTCGAGAAGGCGCAGACCGAGAAGGGCGAGCGTGCACGTCTCGCGGACAGGATCGCCCGCCCGCTCGTACCCGGCGTTCTGATCCTCGCAGCGCTCGTCGCGATCATCGGGTCGCTGCTGGGCGATCCAGAGGTGTGGATCACCCGCGCGCTTGTCGTGCTGGTCGCCGCTTCTCCGTGTGCGCTGGCGATCTCGGTGCCGCTGACGGTCGTCGCCGCGATCGGCGCAGCAAGCAAGTTCGGCGTGATCATCAAGTCCGGCGCCGTCTTCGAGCGCTTCGGCACGGTCCGCCACGTCGCGGTCGACAAGACCGGCACCCTCACCCGCAACGAACCTGCGGTCACAGCGGTGCTCACTGCGAACGGCGTGACCGAGACACAGGCGCTGGCCTGGGCGGCCGCACTGGAGCAGCACAGCACGCATCCCCTTGCCTCTGCGATCACCGCCGCGGCCCCGGGCACACCGGCAGCTGCAGATGTGACCGAGCAGGCCGGGCACGGCATCGACGGCACTGTCGGCGGATCGAGAATCACCGTCGGCAGTCCTCGCTGGCTGGACGCGGGCGACCTCGGGAAGCAGGTCGCGGAGTTGGAGGAGCAGGGCATGACCGTCGTGATCGTCCACCGCGACGGAACCCCCGTCGCCGCGATCGGCGTCCGCGACGAACTGCGCCCTGAAGTCCCCGAGGTAGTCCGGACGCTCACCAACCAAGGCGTCGGCGTGACGATGCTCACCGGAGACAACGCCCGCACCGCTCGTGCACTGACCGCGCAGGCCGGGATCAGCAACGTGCGCGCGGAACTGCGTCCCGAGGATAAGGCAACCGCGATCGGCGAGCTGTCAAAGGCGGGGCCGGTCGCGATGATCGGCGACGGAATCAACGACGCACCGGCCCTCGCTGGCGCAGACATCGGTATCGCGATGGGCGCCACCGGCTCCGACACGGCAATCGAATCCGCCGACGTGGCCTTCACCGGCCATGATCTGCGCCTCATCCCGCGAGCGTTCGATCACGCCCGCCGCGGTCGACGGATCATCAACCAGAACATCATCCTGTCGCTGCTGATCATCACTGCACTGCTCCCGCTCGCGCTCTTCGGCGTCCTGGGGCTCGCGGCCGTCGTCCTGGTCCACGAGGTCGCGGAGGTCATCGTGATCCTCAACGGTCTGCGCGCCGCACGCACCCGCACGCCACGACTGGAAAGCTGA
- the cmtR gene encoding Cd(II)/Pb(II)-sensing metalloregulatory transcriptional regulator CmtR, translating to MLTISSRLDVMNRLGRAMADPTRSRILMSLLGGPSYPAVLSRELELTRSNVSNHLTCLRDCGIVVAEPEGRQTRYEIADPHLTAALVALVDVTLAVDEHAPCVDSACTVAGCCGTGADA from the coding sequence GTGCTGACTATTTCCTCACGCCTCGATGTCATGAACCGGCTCGGCCGGGCCATGGCCGATCCCACGCGTTCCCGAATCCTAATGTCTCTGCTCGGTGGACCGAGCTACCCGGCTGTGCTCTCTCGTGAGCTGGAGCTGACGCGTTCGAACGTGTCGAACCATCTCACCTGCCTGCGTGACTGCGGGATTGTCGTTGCCGAGCCGGAGGGTCGCCAGACTCGTTACGAGATCGCCGACCCGCATCTTACGGCTGCGCTCGTCGCGCTCGTGGACGTGACGCTGGCGGTCGATGAGCACGCGCCGTGCGTGGACTCTGCGTGCACGGTGGCTGGCTGCTGTGGGACGGGGGCGGACGCGTGA
- a CDS encoding primase-like DNA-binding domain-containing protein, whose translation MQTPTIAAAISSLSGLLTAPEPTFEGLATLHGVREQINELFETYASELRADPSVEPMWNAIAAAMSTPSAASIPSASKSCHELRVEAFWGGHVEQATWDFVPMEVVHEIYSDWMRRRHPDEAVLTKAVFNKRLRKALPECGAWRYTRARTGVIMRVYEPLAQEVSWRPTARTQRSTGFVATRHDTLRRTPPSQMPGAGRLARGRNADARRPE comes from the coding sequence ATGCAGACGCCCACCATCGCCGCCGCCATCAGCTCGCTCAGCGGGCTGCTGACTGCGCCCGAGCCGACGTTCGAAGGCCTCGCGACACTTCATGGGGTGCGCGAGCAGATCAACGAACTCTTCGAGACCTACGCCTCCGAACTTCGCGCGGACCCGTCCGTAGAGCCCATGTGGAACGCCATCGCCGCGGCCATGTCCACGCCCTCGGCGGCCTCGATCCCGAGCGCGTCGAAGTCCTGTCACGAACTCCGTGTCGAGGCTTTCTGGGGCGGGCATGTTGAGCAGGCCACCTGGGACTTCGTCCCCATGGAGGTCGTGCACGAGATCTACAGCGACTGGATGCGCCGCCGGCACCCCGACGAGGCAGTTCTGACCAAAGCGGTGTTCAACAAGCGACTGCGGAAGGCGCTGCCCGAGTGCGGAGCCTGGCGGTACACCCGTGCTCGTACTGGCGTGATCATGCGCGTCTACGAACCGCTGGCGCAGGAGGTCAGCTGGCGCCCGACGGCACGAACGCAGCGATCTACGGGCTTCGTCGCCACGCGGCATGACACTCTCCGCCGGACCCCTCCCTCGCAGATGCCGGGTGCGGGACGCCTCGCGCGAGGGAGGAACGCTGATGCGAGGCGCCCCGAGTGA
- a CDS encoding tetratricopeptide repeat protein: protein MATNKLNAELDRIFQERDRENMAPTIAALRPILDKHPHDPRVLYEVGGAFDTAGEGVMAKGYYRRALENGLHGDTRRRCFLQYGSTLRNLGDLDRSAEVFRTAREEFPDDVALGAFEALTLHAQGHMSAALGSVLTLLADHVHADELERYKPAMRGNAEYLVSLDA from the coding sequence ATGGCAACGAACAAGCTGAACGCTGAGCTGGATCGGATCTTCCAGGAGCGAGACCGCGAGAACATGGCGCCGACGATCGCGGCCCTTCGTCCGATCCTGGATAAGCACCCACACGATCCGCGCGTGCTCTACGAAGTCGGCGGCGCGTTCGATACGGCGGGCGAAGGGGTCATGGCGAAGGGTTACTACCGACGCGCCCTCGAGAACGGACTCCACGGCGACACCCGCCGCCGGTGCTTCCTCCAGTACGGATCCACGCTGCGCAACCTCGGCGATCTGGACAGATCAGCAGAGGTGTTCCGCACGGCTCGCGAAGAGTTCCCAGACGACGTGGCGCTCGGCGCATTCGAAGCACTGACACTGCATGCGCAGGGGCACATGAGCGCCGCGCTGGGTAGTGTGCTCACTCTGCTCGCGGATCACGTTCACGCCGACGAGCTCGAGCGGTACAAGCCGGCGATGCGCGGCAACGCGGAGTACCTCGTCTCACTCGACGCCTAG
- a CDS encoding cupin domain-containing protein — protein sequence MPEAVDVTNADHYVWGEVSDGWRLLDSPGLSVIEERVPAGAGEEWHVHDTATQFFYVLEGTAQMQTAEGAVDLEARQGVEVRPGLAHRFFNPGAAETRFLVISTPNTRGDRRPVHVAL from the coding sequence ATGCCCGAAGCTGTCGATGTCACCAATGCTGATCACTACGTGTGGGGCGAGGTCTCCGACGGGTGGCGACTACTCGACAGCCCAGGGCTGTCGGTGATCGAGGAGCGAGTCCCGGCCGGAGCCGGCGAAGAGTGGCACGTGCACGACACGGCGACCCAGTTCTTCTACGTGCTCGAAGGAACCGCCCAGATGCAGACCGCCGAGGGCGCCGTCGACCTCGAGGCCAGACAGGGTGTCGAGGTCCGGCCTGGGCTCGCGCACCGATTCTTCAATCCAGGTGCCGCGGAGACGCGGTTCCTCGTGATCAGCACCCCGAACACTCGAGGAGACCGACGCCCCGTCCACGTCGCGCTCTGA